Proteins from a genomic interval of Danio rerio strain Tuebingen ecotype United States chromosome 4, GRCz12tu, whole genome shotgun sequence:
- the fbxl14b gene encoding F-box/LRR-repeat protein 14b yields the protein METHISCLFPEILAMIFSYLDVRDKGRVAQVCTAWRDASYHKSVWRGVEAKLHLRRANPSLFPSLQARGIRRVQILSLRRSLSYVIQGMPNIESLNLSGCYNLTDNGLGHAFVQEIPSLRVLNLSLCKQITDSSLGRIAQYLKNLEVLELGGCSNITNTGLLLIAWGLHRLKSLNLRSCRHVSDVGIGHLAGMTRSAAEGCLSLEYLTLQDCQKLTDLSLKHISKGLTKLKVLNLSFCGGISDAGMIHLSHMTSLWSLNLRSCDNISDTGIMHLAMGTLRLSGLDVSFCDKIGDQSLAYIAQGLYQLKSLSLCSCHISDDGINRMVRQMHELRTLNIGQCVRITDKGLELIADHLTQLTGIDLYGCTKITKRGLERITQLPCLKVLNLGLWQMTESEKVR from the coding sequence ATGGAGACGCACATCTCGTGTCTCTTCCCGGAGATTTTAGCCATGATTTTCAGCTACTTGGACGTGAGGGACAAAGGCAGGGTGGCCCAAGTGTGCACAGCGTGGAGGGACGCGTCCTACCACAAGTCCGTGTGGAGGGGGGTGGAAGCCAAGCTGCATCTGAGACGGGCGAACCCGTCTCTGTTCCCCAGCCTCCAGGCGCGAGGCATCCGGCGCGTGCAGATCCTCAGCCTGCGGCGCAGCCTCAGCTACGTGATCCAGGGGATGCCCAACATCGAGAGCTTGAATCTGAGCGGCTGCTACAACTTAACGGATAACGGCCTGGGGCACGCGTTCGTGCAAGAGATCCCTTCCCTGAGGGTGCTCAATCTGAGCCTTTGCAAGCAGATCACGGATTCGAGTTTGGGCAGAATAGCGCAGTATCTCAAAAACTTGGAGGTGCTTGAACTGGGTGGCTGCAGTAACATCACGAACACGGGCTTGTTGCTCATCGCGTGGGGTTTGCACAGACTCAAAAGTCTTAATCTGCGGAGCTGCCGGCATGTGTCGGACGTGGGCATCGGGCACCTAGCCGGCATGACCCGGAGCGCGGCGGAGGGCTGCCTCAGCCTGGAATACCTGACCTTGCAGGACTGCCAGAAGTTGACGGACTTGTCCCTTAAGCACATTTCAAAAGGCCTGACCAAGCTGAAAGTGCTCAACCTGAGTTTCTGTGGTGGCATCTCGGACGCTGGCATGATCCACCTCTCTCACATGACGAGCCTGTGGAGCCTTAATCTGCGTTCGTGCGACAACATCAGCGACACGGGCATCATGCACCTCGCCATGGGCACGCTGAGACTCTCCGGACTCGACGTGTCGTTTTGCGACAAGATAGGCGACCAGAGCCTGGCTTATATCGCGCAGGGCCTGTACCAGCTCAAGTCGCTGTCGCTGTGCTCGTGCCACATCAGCGACGATGGCATCAACAGGATGGTGCGCCAAATGCACGAGCTGAGGACGCTGAACATCGGCCAGTGCGTGCGGATTACAGACAAAGGACTGGAGCTGATCGCAGACCACTTGACGCAACTGACCGGCATCGATCTGTATGGATGTACGAAAATCACTAAGAGGGGACTGGAGAGGATCACGCAGCTCCCCTGCCTTAAAGTTTTGAACCTGGGCCTTTGGCAGATGACTGAAAGTGAGAAAGTGAGGTGA